A window of the Callospermophilus lateralis isolate mCalLat2 chromosome 7, mCalLat2.hap1, whole genome shotgun sequence genome harbors these coding sequences:
- the Polr3gl gene encoding DNA-directed RNA polymerase III subunit RPC7-like — protein MASRGGGRGRGRGQLTFNMEAVGIGKGDALPPPTLQPSPLFPPLEFRPVPLPSGEEGEYVLALKQELRGAMRQLPYFIRPAVPKRDVERYSDKYQMSGPIDSAIDWNPDWRRLPRELKIRVRKLQKERTTILLPKRPPKTTEDKEETIQKLETLEKKEEEVTSEEDEEKEEEEEKEEEEEEEYDEEEHEEETDYIMSYFDNGEDFGGDSDDNMDEAIY, from the exons ATGGCCAGCCGGGGTGGGGGCCGGGGTCGTGGCCGGGGCCAGTTGACCTTCAACATGGAGGCCGTGGGCATTGGGAAGGGGGATGCTTTGCCCCCACCCACCCTACAGCCTTCTCCACTCTTCCCT CCCTTGGAGTTCCGCCCAGTACCTCTGCcttcaggagaggaaggggaatatGTCCTGGCGCTGAAGCAGGAGCTACGAGGGGCCATGAGGCAGCTCCCCTACTTCATCCGTCCAGCTGTTCCCAAGAGAG ATGTGGAACGTTATTCAGACAAATATCAGATGTCAGGACCAATTGACAGTGCCATTGATTGGAACCCTG ATTGGCGGCGTCTACCCCGAGAGCTAAAGATTCGAGTGCGGAAACTACAGAAGGAGA GGACCACCATTCTGCTCCCCAAGAGGCCCCCTAAGACCACAGAAGATAAAGAAGAAACAATACAGAAATTAGAG ACCTTggaaaaaaaggaggaagaagtgacttcagaggaagatgaggagaaagaagaagaagaagaaaaggaagaggaagaagaagaggagtacGATGAAGAAGAGCATGAAGAG GAAACTGACTATATCATGTCATATTTTGACAATGGAGAGGACTTTGGGGGTGATAGTGATGACAATATGGATGAGGCTATATACTGA